In Dasypus novemcinctus isolate mDasNov1 chromosome 23 unlocalized genomic scaffold, mDasNov1.1.hap2 SUPER_23_unloc_1, whole genome shotgun sequence, the following proteins share a genomic window:
- the PSMG3 gene encoding proteasome assembly chaperone 3, with the protein MEGGPPVTSKQRREVVCGVPTQVVCTAFSSHILVLVTQFGKMGTLVSLEPSSVAGDISKPLLTSRVLLGQDEPLIHVFAKNLVTFVSQEAGNRAVLLAVAVRDRSLDGVRALKEVIQACRVW; encoded by the exons ATGGAAGGCGGGCCGCCGGTGACCTCGAAGCAGCGCCGGGAAGTGGTGTGTGGGGTGCCCACCCAGGTGGTCTGCACGGCCTTCAGCAGCCACATCCTCGTGCTCGTGACCCAGTTCGGCAAGATGGGCACCCTCGTCTCCCTGGAGCCGAGCAGCGTGGCGGGCGACATCAGCAAGCCCCTGCTCACCTCCAGGGTCCTCCTGGGGCAGGACGAG CCTCTCATCCATGTCTTTGCGAAGAACCTGGTCACGTTCGTGTCTCAGGAAGCTGGGAACAGAGCCGTCCTCCTCGCCGTGGCCGTGCGGGACAGGAGCCTGGACGGGGTGAGGGCCCTGAAGGAGGTGATCCAGGCGTGCCGGGTGTGGTGA
- the TMEM184A gene encoding transmembrane protein 184A: MSNVSGAPLLPAPSAPPAVPASPTAAQMDPAWNGSQAGPGLFLTSALARGVSGLFAWAALALTCHQIYLHLRSYTVPSEQRYVIRLLLIVPVYAFHSWLSLLLLEGRQYYVYFDSVRDCYEAFVIYSFLSLCFQYLGGESALMAELQGKPVRSSFFYGTCCLRGLSYSIGFLRFCKQATLQFCVVKPVMAATTIVLQAFGKYHDGDFNVRSGYLYITLVYNASVSLALYALFLFYFATRELLRPFEPVLKFLTVKAIIFLSFWQGLLLAVLERCGALPEAPGGRLGAGTLAAGYQNFATCLEMLLASVALRYAFPCQVYAEKRASVPAPLAPMRSISSGLKETLSPRDIVQDAVHNFSPAYQHYAQQATHDAPAPGQRPPPSPGAHPGVASGSGRGRKSRSLEKSVLIASEEP, encoded by the exons ATGAGTAATGTCTCAGGGGCCCCCCTGCTGCCGGCGCCCAGCGCGCCCCCCGCCGTGCCCGCCAGCCCCACTGCCGCGCAGATGGACCCCGCGTGGAACGGCTCCCAGGCCGGCCCCGGTCTCTTCCTCACCTCGGCGCTGGCGCGCGGCGTCTCGGGGCTCTTCGCGTGGGCCGCGCTGGCACTCACCTGCCACCAG ATCTACCTGCACCTGCGCTCCTACACGGTGCCCAGCGAGCAGCGCTACGTCATCCGCCTGCTCCTCATCGTCCCTGTCTACGCCTTCCACTCGTGGCTCAGCCTCCTCCTCCTGGAGGGCCGCCAGTACTACGTCTACTTCGACTCGGTGCGGGACTGCTACGAAG cCTTTGTCATCTACAGCTTCCTGAGCCTCTGCTTCCAGTACCTGGGGGGCGAGAGCGCCCTCATGGCCGAGCTCCAGGGAAAGCCCGTCAG GTCCAGCTTCTTCTACGGCACCTGCTGCCTGCGGGGCCTGTCCTACTCCATCGGCTTCCTGCGCTTCTGCAAGCAG gccaccctgcAGTTCTGCGTCGTGAAGCCAGTCATGGCAGCCACCACCATCGTGCTGCAGGCGTTCGGCAAGTACCACGACGGGGACTTCAA CGTCCGCAGCGGCTACCTGTACATCACGCTCGTCTACAACGCTTCCGTCAGCCTGGCGCTCTACGCCCTGTTCCTATTCTACTTCGCCACCAGGGAGCTCCTGCGGCCCTTCGAGCCAGTGCTCAAGTTCCTCACCGTCAAGGCCATCATCTTCCTCTCCTTCTGGCAGG ggctgctgctgGCCGTGCTGGAGAGGTGCGGCGCCCTCCCCGAGGCGCCCGGCGGCAGGCTGGGCGCGGGCACGCTGGCCGCCGGCTACCAGAACTTCGCCACCTGCCTGGAGATGCTCCTGGCCTCGGTCGCACTGCGCTACGCCTTCCCCTGCCAGGTCTACGCGGAGAAGAGAGCGAGCGTGCCAG CACCCCTGGCCCCCATGCGGAGCATCTCCAGTGGCCTCAAGGAGACCCTGAGCCCGCGGGACATCGTGCAGGATGCTGTGCACAACTTCTCGCCCGCCTACCAGCACTACGCGCAGCAGGCCACGCATGACGCCCCGGCACCCGGCCAGCGCCCGCCCCCCTCGCCCGGCGCCCACCCTGGGGTGGCCAGCGGCTCCGGCAGGGGCAGGAAGAGCCGCAGCCTGGAGAAGAGCGTGCTGATTGCCTCAGAGGAGCCGTAG